One region of Dehalococcoidia bacterium genomic DNA includes:
- a CDS encoding LuxR C-terminal-related transcriptional regulator — MLTERPRFKRSPAAGAGGFAVSCPFRYPIFLTRGIFAVLNVLVGVSRLYGGHVHCSAIAEWVRERRRRAIPMQMGQHRLFLIGADSLAWDGLRTIVSRMPDMKLIGEAFDPRGAVHAATAAAPDAVLLCSPLQGRPSSGLALDLNQRRPKTRVMVLAETVETDELPVYASAHVAGYLLLNGLNAAAVQLCLRAVLEANLVVTTAEVARARGEAWQRSVPAVAQPPPAALKEREHAVLRGLAAGLAREEIAAAEHLSLRTVERIVAMLEAQFEAPSAFVLGMKAASLRLVG; from the coding sequence ATGCTGACCGAACGGCCGCGATTCAAGCGCAGCCCTGCGGCTGGCGCTGGCGGATTCGCCGTGTCTTGCCCATTCCGTTACCCGATTTTCTTGACGCGCGGCATATTCGCTGTGCTGAATGTGTTGGTTGGAGTTAGTCGTTTGTACGGTGGCCACGTTCACTGCTCGGCGATAGCTGAGTGGGTAAGGGAGCGCCGTCGGCGCGCGATACCGATGCAAATGGGGCAACACCGGCTGTTCTTAATCGGGGCCGATTCGTTGGCCTGGGACGGACTCCGCACGATCGTGAGCCGCATGCCCGACATGAAGCTCATCGGCGAGGCATTCGATCCGCGCGGCGCGGTGCATGCGGCGACGGCGGCGGCGCCGGATGCCGTGCTGCTCTGCTCGCCGCTGCAAGGGCGGCCATCATCGGGGCTGGCGCTGGACCTGAATCAGCGCCGGCCGAAGACCAGGGTCATGGTGTTGGCCGAAACGGTCGAGACCGATGAGCTGCCGGTGTACGCCTCCGCGCACGTGGCCGGCTACCTCCTTTTGAACGGCCTAAACGCCGCGGCCGTTCAGCTCTGCCTCCGCGCGGTGTTGGAGGCGAACCTGGTGGTGACGACGGCGGAGGTCGCCCGAGCCCGCGGTGAAGCCTGGCAACGGAGCGTTCCCGCGGTCGCGCAGCCGCCGCCGGCCGCGCTCAAGGAGCGCGAGCACGCCGTGCTGCGCGGCCTCGCCGCCGGCCTGGCCCGCGAGGAGATCGCCGCGGCGGAACATCTCAGCCTGCGCACCGTGGAGCGCATCGTCGCCATGCTGGAGGCGCAGTTCGAGGCGCCCTCCGCCTTCGTACTCGGGATGAAGGCCGCCTCGTTGCGCCTCGTGGGTTGA